The Sphingopyxis fribergensis DNA segment GCGCGACTTCAATGGCAATATGCTGCCCAACGTCAATGTCGTGAACCGCGCGCTCTACCTGCAAACATACGGCGTGCTCGCGCCGCCGATTTCAGAGGGGCAGTGCAATAGCTTCGATCCCGCAACCGGCACGTTCGGCGAGGTGCGGTCGGCGCTCAAGGAAGACAATGTCGCGTGGCGCGTCGCGCTCGACTGGTCGCCGAACGACGATACTTTGCTCTATGCGTCGGTCTCGCGCGGTTACAAGTCCGGGACGACGCCGATCAACGCGGCGAACCTTGCGCGCCAGAATGCGCCGGTGAAGCAGGAGAAGCTGACCGCTTACGAAGTGGGTGTGAAGGCGACGCTCGCCGACCGTGCGGTGCAGGCCAATCTGTCGGCCTTTTACTATGATTATCGCGACAAGCAGATCAGCACCTATTTCGCCGACCCGATCTACACCGCGCTCTCGCGCCTCGATAACGTCCCCGACAGCGAGGCCTATGGCGTCGAGGGCGAGCTGACGATCCGCCCCGCGGCCGGGCTGACGATCGCGGCCAACGCGCTCTATCTGAAAACGCGGATCAACGACTATAACGGCACCAATGCCGCGGGGCAGCCCGAGAATTTCGACGGTGCCGAGTTCATCTACAGCCCGAAATTCCAAGGCAGTTTGACGCTCTCCTATGACACACCGGTAACCGAGACCGTCAACCTGACGGGCGCGATCAGCGCGCGTTACCAGAGCAAGTCGAACACGATCTTCGAGGATCTCGATCTATACAAGGTCGACGCCTATGGCACCGTCAACGCCAGCCTGGGCCTGAAAGACGAGAGCGGCTGGTCGGTGTCGCTGTGGGCGAAGAACCTCTTCGACAAATATTATTGGTCGGCGGTCGCGAGCAACGCCAACGTCGTCGTGCGCTTCGCTAACCAGCCGCGAACCTATGGCCTAACGATGGGTTATGAATTTTGAGGAGAAAAGCGGCGTGGCGCGCTTGCCGATGCAGGATGAAAATCTCGGGACGGCGATCGATTTCGCCGGGCCCATCGGCAAGCCCGCGCTGCTTGCCCCGACAACGTCCAGTGGCGCCTGTACAAGAACCCGATCGCACTCGGCATCGGGGGCATCGCCGCGGTGCTGCTCGAATTCGCCGAGCCGCGCACCGGGTCGGGCGTGTGGGATCATTCGACCTACAAGGCCGATCCGATTGGTGTCGCTGCTGCCCGATCATATCTGCCGCAAGCTCGACCTCGGCCCGCGCTATGACCTGACGCGGCTCGATCGCACCGCGCTGCGTATCGCCGGCCGGCTCGCCGATCGCCACATCGATCGCGCGGCGTCGCATTGTCAGGCGAGCGTCCGGCCTGCCGCATGATTTCCTGTTCAAGTCACCCGCCGAACAGCGGCGGCTTTTTGCGGCCGCTTAGGAACAGCGGTTCCACCCCGCGCCGCGTACCGCGCGTCCCGGCGTCGCACCGCTATGCTCGCCATTGCGCAACACGCCGACGCCGTTGACGAACACATCGCGCATGCCGACCGAATATTGGTGCGGCTTTTCGAAAGTCGAGCGGTCGCCGATCGTTGCCGGGTCGAACACGACGACATCGGCATAATAGCCGGGCTTGAGCGCACCGCGATCCTTGATGCCCAGGTTGGTCGCGGGCAGGGTGGTGAGCCGGTACACCGCTTGTTCGAGCGAGATCAGCTTCTCGTCGCGGACATAGCGGCCGAGCAGCCGCGAAAAATTGCCATAGGTGCGCGGATGCGCCCCCGATTTCAGGAAAACACCCTCGGCCGCCTGCGACGCGGCGTCCGAGCCGAAACTCATCCAGGGCAGCTGGACCTGCTTGCGCACATTATCCTCGGACATGAGGAAATAGACGGTGCCGACGCGCGAGCCGTCCTCGACGACAAGGTCCATCGCGGTTTCCTCGGGGCTTTTTCCGCGCATCGCCGCAACCTCGGCGAGCGTCTTGCCGGTCAGCGGTTTCAGCGCGTCATTCTTGAATCCCGACAGGATCATCTTGTCGGCGCCCGCGCCGAAATAAAGATTTTCCCAGTCGCTGCCCGGCTGTTTCATCTCGGCCGCGACGCGCGCGCGGATCGCGGGGTCCTTCAGCCGCTTGATCCATTCTTCCAGCCCGCCCGCCTGCACCCACGTGGGCATCGCGGCGTCGAGCCCGGTCGCGCCCGCAGTATAGGTGTACATGTCGGTCGTGATCTTCAGCCCCTCGGCGCGCGCGTCCTCGATCTTCTTCACGATCGTGTCGAGCTTGCTCCAGTTGCTCCGCCCTGCCATTTTCAGGTGATAGATTTCGGCCGGCGCCCCTGAGCGGCGCGAAATGTCGATCAACTCGTCGACGGCTTCCTCAATCCGGTCGCCTTCGGAGCGCATATGGCTGATATACATGCCGCCACATTTCGCCGCCTCGCTGGTCAGCGCGACCAGCTCATCGGTCTCGGCGTAGGAGCCGGGGGCATAGATGATCGAGCTGCCGACTCCCATCGCGCCATCGTTCATCGCCTGTTTCACCAGCGCCCGCATGCGCGTCAGCTGCTCGGGCGTCGGATCGACATCGCCTTCGCCGAGTTCATGGACCCGCACCGTCGCGGCACCGACGAAACTCGCGATATTGGTCGATACCCCGCGCTTTTCCAGCCAGCCGAAATAATCGCCGAGCGTCGTCCATTCGATCGGATATTTGATGTCGCCCTGCCGTTCGGTCTCGAGGGCCTTCATCGTGGCGTTCATCGGCCCCATCGACCAGCCTTCGCCCATCACCTCCAGCGTGACGCCCTGGCGGATATCGCTTTGGCTCTTCGGATCGACGATCAGCGACTCGGTCGCCCAGCTTAGCATGTTTATGAAGCCCGGCGCGACCGCCATGCCCTTGGCCGCGACCTCGGTCTTTGCGGTGCCGTCGACCTTGCCCACTGCGACGATGCGGTCATCCTTGATCGCGACATCGCCGACGACCGGCGCCTTTCCCGATCCGTCATAGATCGTCCCGCCGCGAATGATCAGGTCATAGGCGGGCGCCTGCGCGGCCGCTGATGCGGACAAGAGCATCGAACTGCACAGCAGCACGCAGAAGGGTATGAAGCGCCGTTGCGATGCCATTTGTTTCTCCAAAGTTGGGGTTTAGCCGTGCAAGCTCATCAAACTGTCCATCAGCCCGTCGTCGGCGCTCGAACAGACGCCGAGCACCAGCGCCTCCTCATATCCCTCGGCGACGACATAGGCGTGGCCCATCGACGAATCGAGATAGATGCCTTGACCGGTCTTGAGCGCGACAGGATCGTAGAATTCGGTGTGAATCTCGACTTCGCCTTCGAGGACAAAGATGAATTCCTCGCCCTGATGCCGGACCAGATCGCCAAACTCGCGCGCGCTATGCGCGCGAATTCGCGTGATGATCGGGATCATCCGCTTTTGCCGGAGGTCCGTGCAGAGATAGTGATAATCATAATTGTCGGTGGTGACGCGTACCGCCTGGTCGATCGTGCCGATGCTGCGGCGGCCGGTCACGCGCGGGGTCGCGCCCTCGTCATCTTCGGCGAACAGGTCCGACATGCGGATGCTCAATCGCTGGCTGAGCTGCTGGAGCTTGTCATAGCTCAGCGTCAGCCGGTCATGCTCGACCTTCGACAGCGTCGACACCGGGATACCCGATTTCGCGCTCATTTCCTTGAGCGTCCAGCCGTTTCGCGAGCGAATGCTCTTCATAACCGTGCCGAGTGTCGGCGGCGTAGAATGATCCGCCATCAGTTTTTCCATTCCATATTTGACAATTTTCCAATCAGGATCATTATGTCCCTATCGGGCCAACAGATGTTGGTCCCTTGGTAAGGGGTCGCGCGGCTTGCTGCAAGGTGTGACAGGCTGCGATAAGGAAAAGGGGAAAGCGATGCGTTTCATCCGCAAGGCGATGATCGGGCTGGCGGCGTTTGCCGCGCTGCCACTGGCGGCGCAGGGGCCAGTGCCGGCGCCGACGGTAAAGAAAGCCGAAGCGGCTGCCGTGCCGGTGGCAAAATCCGCTGCGGCGGCGGTCGCGCTCGACGCGAAGGATCTCGAAGCCTGGCTTGACGGTTATCTGCCCTATGCGCTCGAACGCGCGCGCATTCCGGGTGCCGTGGTCGTCGTCGTTCGCGGCAATCAGGTCGTTCTGGAAAAGGGCTATGGCTTCTCCGACGTGGCCAAGCGCGCGCCGGTGCTGCCCGAGACCACGCTTTTTCGGCCGGGATCGGTGTCGAAGCTGTTCACCTGGACCGCGGTGATGCAGCAGGTCGAGGCGGGCAAGATCGACCTCGACAAGGACGTGAACACCTATCTCGATTTCAAAATTCCGCCCTATCAGGGCAAGCCGATCACGATGCGCAACATCATGACGCACACCGCGGGCTTCCAGGAATCGGTGCGCTATCTGATCAGCAGCGATCCCAAGGCGGTGATGACGCTGAAAAAGCAAATGCCGCTCGCGCTGCCCGACCGCGTTTTCGCGCCGGGCACGACGCCGGCCTATTCGAACTACGCGACCGCGCTCGCCGGCTATATTGTCGAGCGCGTCAGCGGCGAGCCGTTCGACGACTATATCGAAAATCACATCTTCAAGCCGCTGAACATGACGCATTCATCGTTCCGCCAGCCGCTTCCCGCGGGTCTCGCGCCGTATATGTCAAAGGGCTATCCCGACATCACGCAAAAGGCGAAGCCGTTCGAGCTGGTCATTCCAGCCCCGGCAGGCAGCCTGTCGGCGAGCGGCGCCGATATGGGCAAGTTCATGATTGCGCACCTGAATGACGGCGCGGGCCTCTTGAAGCCTGAGACCACCAAGCAGATGCACGACTTCAAGGCGCCCGGCGTCGGCCCGCTCAACAGCATGGCGCTCGGTTTCTACGAACAATGGGTCAACGGTCACCGCGCGATCGCGCATGGCGGCGACACCGTCTGGTTCCACTCCTATCTTTGGCTGTTCCCCGATGCCGACATCGGCGTCTACATCTCGATGAACAGCGCCGGGACACAGGGCGATGCGGGCGCGATCCGCAGCGCATTGTTCCACAAATTCGCCGACCGCTATCTGCCCGGCACGGAAAAGCCCGGACAGGTCGATGCGAAGACCGCCGCCCAGCATGCGCAAATGATGGTCGGAAACTACATCAGCAGCCGCGGGTCGTTCACCAATTTCATGAGCCTGTTCGGCCTGCTCGGGCAGACGACGATCTCGCTGACCGAGGATGGCAAGATCACGCTGCCCGGGCTTGACGGCCTTGGGGCCGGCGCGCGCGACTGGGTCGAGGTCGAGCCCTTCGTGTGGCGCGACACCGGCACCAACGAGCGCGTCGCCGCCGAGGTCAAGGACGGTCGCGTCGTGCGCTGGAGCGTCGATGGCGGTTCGCCCTTCATGGTGTTCGAACCGGCGCCGTTCGCGGTGAATGCCGCGTGGCTCAACCCGGCGCTGATCTTCGCCTTTGGCATCATCCTGCTCGCGGCGCTGGCCTGGCCGGTGCGTGCGCTGGTGCGTCGCAGCTTCAAGGCCGATTTCGCGCTCGAGGGTAAGGCGCGCCGCGCCTATCGCCTGTCGCGTGTCTTCGCGTGGCTCGCGATTGGCGCGCTCGCCGGTTGGTTCGGGCTGATCGCAGCCTTCTCGGCCGACATCGGCGCGATCGGCGGCCCGCTCGACTGGTTGATCCACCTGCTGCGCATCGCGACGCCGCTTGCCGCCTTCGGCCTGCTCATCACCGCGGGCTGGCATTTGTGGCTCAGCATCAAGGACAAGCGCCGGTGGACGATGAAGCTCGGCGCCGTGCTGCTGATCCTCGCGGCTCTGGTGCTGGTCTGGGTCACGCTGGTCTTCCATCTCTATGGCTTCGGGATGGTCTATTGATGGCGACGCAGAGCATGCGGGAATTGACGCTCGACCTTCGGGTCGAGCGTTTTCCTTATCATCAGCCTTTCCGCATTTCGGGCCATGTCTTCACCGAGACCGCGCTGCTCGTCGCCGAACTTTCGGACGGCACGCATGTCGGGCGCGGCGAGGGCGCCGGGGTCTATTATCTTGGCGACGACATCGACCATATGCTGGCCGAGGCGACGCGCGTGCGCGGCGCGATCGAAGACGGCGCGACGCGCGCGGATCTGCAAGAACTTCTTCCTCCCGGCGGCGCGCGCAACGCGCTGGACTGCGCCTTCTGGGATCTGGAGGCGAAGCAGACGGGGCTTCCCGTGTGGGAACTCGTGGGATTGAAGCCGCCCAAGGCGCTGCGCTCGACGCTGACGCTGGGTGCCGACCGCGCGGAGACGATGGCGAAAGCCGCACTGGCGATCGATCCCGAAGCACCGATCAAGGTCAAGCTGACGGGCGACCTTAGGGACGACATTGCACGTGTCGTCGCAATCCGCACCGCGCGTCCGCACGCGTGGATCGGCGTCGACGCCAACCAGGGCTATGACGTCGCGACGCTTGCCGAGCTGTTGCCCGTGCTGGTGTCGAGCCGCGTCGCGCAACTGGAACAGCCGCTGAAGCGCGGGCGCGAGGCCGATCTTGACGGGTTGAAACGGCCCTTGCCGTTCGTCGCCGACGAAAGCGCGCTGTCGCTCGCCGACACGGCCTCGCTCGTCGGCCGGTTCGACGTCGTGAACATCAAGCTGGATAAATGCGGCGGGCTGACCGAGGGACTGGCGATCGCGCGGCAGGCGAAGAAGCTCGGTCTCGACGTCATGGTCGGAAACATGATGGGGACCAGCCTGTCGATGGCGCCGTCGTTCATCGTCGGGCAGCTGTGCGACATCGTCGACCTCGACGGGCCGACATTTCTCGCGCGCGATCGCGATCCGGGCGTCAGCTATCGCGATGGCATGATCCATTGTCCGGCGGAAATTTGGGGCAATTGACTAATTGTCCCAATTGGGTTGACATTTCTCCAATTAGGACAATAGTCGCAAAAGTGAAATCTTCTGGGTGGGGATCAAATGATCGGTGAGCGCGGTTTGGCGCCCACCGTTCGGCGCTTCTGGGGCAACGAGTCGCCTGGAATATTATAACGATAACATAATGATAACTTATGGGGCCGCAGTGCGGCCAAACTCTGGGGACGAGATGATGAAACAGGGACTCTTTATCGCAGCAAGCATGGCCGCAGTCGCCGCCGCGATGCCGGCACAGGCGCAAGAAGCCGCCGCCGTCGAAGCATCGGGCGAAATCGTCGTGACCGCGCAGAAGCGCGTCCAGAATGTGCAGGACGTGCCAATCTCGATCGCGGTCGTCAGCGGCGAAGTCCTGCAGGAGCAGGGCTCGGCCTCGCTCGTCGACTACGCGGGCTATGTGCCCGGCATGAACGTCAGCAACAGCGGCACGCCGGGTCAGACGACGATTACCCTGCGCGGCGTCGCACCGCTCAATGCCAGCCAGACCGTCGGCATCTATCTCGACGACGCGCCGGTCGGATCGAGCGCGATCTACAACCGCGCGGGGGCGTTCACGATCGACCTCATGCCATATGACCTCGAACGGATCGAGGTGCTCAAGGGCCCGCAAGGCACGCTCTATGGCGCAAGCTCGATCGGCGGGCTCGTCAAATATGTGACCGTCCAGCCGGACACGACGCAGTTCAAGGTCCGCGCCGG contains these protein-coding regions:
- a CDS encoding N-acyl-D-amino-acid deacylase family protein, with the translated sequence MASQRRFIPFCVLLCSSMLLSASAAAQAPAYDLIIRGGTIYDGSGKAPVVGDVAIKDDRIVAVGKVDGTAKTEVAAKGMAVAPGFINMLSWATESLIVDPKSQSDIRQGVTLEVMGEGWSMGPMNATMKALETERQGDIKYPIEWTTLGDYFGWLEKRGVSTNIASFVGAATVRVHELGEGDVDPTPEQLTRMRALVKQAMNDGAMGVGSSIIYAPGSYAETDELVALTSEAAKCGGMYISHMRSEGDRIEEAVDELIDISRRSGAPAEIYHLKMAGRSNWSKLDTIVKKIEDARAEGLKITTDMYTYTAGATGLDAAMPTWVQAGGLEEWIKRLKDPAIRARVAAEMKQPGSDWENLYFGAGADKMILSGFKNDALKPLTGKTLAEVAAMRGKSPEETAMDLVVEDGSRVGTVYFLMSEDNVRKQVQLPWMSFGSDAASQAAEGVFLKSGAHPRTYGNFSRLLGRYVRDEKLISLEQAVYRLTTLPATNLGIKDRGALKPGYYADVVVFDPATIGDRSTFEKPHQYSVGMRDVFVNGVGVLRNGEHSGATPGRAVRGAGWNRCS
- a CDS encoding helix-turn-helix domain-containing protein, whose amino-acid sequence is MADHSTPPTLGTVMKSIRSRNGWTLKEMSAKSGIPVSTLSKVEHDRLTLSYDKLQQLSQRLSIRMSDLFAEDDEGATPRVTGRRSIGTIDQAVRVTTDNYDYHYLCTDLRQKRMIPIITRIRAHSAREFGDLVRHQGEEFIFVLEGEVEIHTEFYDPVALKTGQGIYLDSSMGHAYVVAEGYEEALVLGVCSSADDGLMDSLMSLHG
- a CDS encoding serine hydrolase domain-containing protein is translated as MRFIRKAMIGLAAFAALPLAAQGPVPAPTVKKAEAAAVPVAKSAAAAVALDAKDLEAWLDGYLPYALERARIPGAVVVVVRGNQVVLEKGYGFSDVAKRAPVLPETTLFRPGSVSKLFTWTAVMQQVEAGKIDLDKDVNTYLDFKIPPYQGKPITMRNIMTHTAGFQESVRYLISSDPKAVMTLKKQMPLALPDRVFAPGTTPAYSNYATALAGYIVERVSGEPFDDYIENHIFKPLNMTHSSFRQPLPAGLAPYMSKGYPDITQKAKPFELVIPAPAGSLSASGADMGKFMIAHLNDGAGLLKPETTKQMHDFKAPGVGPLNSMALGFYEQWVNGHRAIAHGGDTVWFHSYLWLFPDADIGVYISMNSAGTQGDAGAIRSALFHKFADRYLPGTEKPGQVDAKTAAQHAQMMVGNYISSRGSFTNFMSLFGLLGQTTISLTEDGKITLPGLDGLGAGARDWVEVEPFVWRDTGTNERVAAEVKDGRVVRWSVDGGSPFMVFEPAPFAVNAAWLNPALIFAFGIILLAALAWPVRALVRRSFKADFALEGKARRAYRLSRVFAWLAIGALAGWFGLIAAFSADIGAIGGPLDWLIHLLRIATPLAAFGLLITAGWHLWLSIKDKRRWTMKLGAVLLILAALVLVWVTLVFHLYGFGMVY
- a CDS encoding dipeptide epimerase is translated as MATQSMRELTLDLRVERFPYHQPFRISGHVFTETALLVAELSDGTHVGRGEGAGVYYLGDDIDHMLAEATRVRGAIEDGATRADLQELLPPGGARNALDCAFWDLEAKQTGLPVWELVGLKPPKALRSTLTLGADRAETMAKAALAIDPEAPIKVKLTGDLRDDIARVVAIRTARPHAWIGVDANQGYDVATLAELLPVLVSSRVAQLEQPLKRGREADLDGLKRPLPFVADESALSLADTASLVGRFDVVNIKLDKCGGLTEGLAIARQAKKLGLDVMVGNMMGTSLSMAPSFIVGQLCDIVDLDGPTFLARDRDPGVSYRDGMIHCPAEIWGN